The DNA sequence AGAAGTTTCCAATGCCTGAACCAGGATTCAAACCCGGATCTCTAGGTTTACAATCATGTGTGTTTTCACTAGATCATCTAAAAGAGAATAATGCCATACCTGTCATTTTGctcttgaacatatttatgacACTTTCCTGTCTGTTCACAGTTTCCGTTAACGAGCGTACTTCGTGTTCCAATGAAAccaatttgttcaaaactttataaTCATAGTCAAATTGCGACAAACACCGAGGTTCATCATTTCTTATTCCAAAACATGTGTTATACAAAGCCATATTGATGACAATCAGAGAAAAAGTTAATTTCTTCACCATAATTTAtcagcgaaaaaaaaaacaatcaccAAACAGCAAATCGTATTTTTATAATCTTTATGAATGTTCGGATTATACTCATGTACGACCAATGCGATTAAGCAGTTTAAACCGGAAAATATacttgagccacgccatgagaaaaccaacatagtgggtttgcgaccagcatggatccagaccagcctgcgcatccgcgcagtctggtcaggatccttgccgttcgctttcaaagcctattgtaattagagaaaccgttagcgaacagcatggatcctgaccagactgcacggatgcgcaggctggtctggatccatgctggtcgcacaaccactatgttggttttctcatggcacggctcactttACTGTTGTCACTAAGTAGAAACAAGTGTTTCGGTAAGTCTAGcacttaaagacgcgccacaaaataactgtattcttttgtatttccatgatggtaattataccggatttgcatgaagaaaatgagaaataacacgTATTTAGTTAGTAAACAAATTGAAAGTGACGCATACAAGGCCAAAATAATGTGTTTAATATCTCAATATATTATTGGTTGCGGGtgtatcccgctaccaaagttaagtgtatttctgacaatcatgtagcatctttatttgattccaaatcacgtccaaaggaatttgttcatgtgctacacaaagtagtcctattcatgaacaatgcgaatgaattatcaatgatcaagctgttcttattcatcctctatccattcacacttgccatttagattatataagatctgtcaatgattaggtatttcagcccatggttacatcactgacttccagctgttcatgtaaggtcaggcagagtttatcttagatatgagggacattagtatttgtttcttatacatgtatatttatagattggcatttaaaatgaaaataactctagcaaaacccgcaaccaccagacatctcaaggctttgattaaattaatgtagtagtatgcgcAGTACCTAATGTAAAACACACtgtgtttctacagtgtaagatagttgttattatatgtttataaaacGAAACTGAAAAAAGGATTAAATAAGTTtccagatgaagttgtgaaaaacGTTAATTCAGggaaggcctaaattgtccacctgtcatcttgtagaaaagctgtattataccagtaatatcagaatgatttgcatgaagttcatgcgggaggaaaaagtaggtcactaggtcgtctTTGATCTTCATCTGTTTCCAAGGCAATAATCTTCTAGACTTTGGCCATCGAACAGCCTTAAAGCTATATGATTTCTACACAAATATTGCCAGGAAAATATATGAGCTGGCATATTCCGTACCTTCTTGTTTAAGAATACGATTTTGTACTTCTTTCAGAATCATCAtgcaaaatactattaaatatatatgcatgtTGTCCTTGTGGTATATGGTGGAGTtcataatattaaattttgtgaccACACGATATGCTTTGTATATAAGGTACAAAGCTGAAATAAAGAAAGATCGAGGCAAGGCAAGGCGAGATGAGGTGCGGCAAGGCGTGTAAAGGCAAGCTGAAGGGAGGAGAGGCGTGTCGAGGAGAGGCGAGTGGAGGAGAGGCAAGTCAATTCAAAGAGAGGCGGGTCAAGGTGAGTGAATGTGATATAATGCGAGTCAAGACGAGAAGAAGCAAAGTGAATTGAAGCAAATGTGCTTATGTACGACTTTTCTGAGTATATATCGTCTCCTGAAATAGAGGTTAAATGCGTTTTATTGTATAATCAGTAATTTTATTGTCTTTAGATATTTAAAAGAACACACAATGCAATAACAATCAAACTTGCACCAAAATGATCAATTCTAAAGACCTTTTTCTGTAAATAGAAATTTAATTCTTATGATCATGTATAATACTAACGTAACTATATGGATTTCAAAATTACATGTAAGTAACGATAAACAGTGTCATAAATTAGTAgcaaaaagttttacaaaatagatatctttcttttgttatttttgtgggagaatatacatttgtatattattcAACTGtaaaatctttgtgaaaaaagttGCTGTTTTAAAGGCAAGGAAGAAAAATAAGTAACAAAGAATGTCACTTTGCTGTACGATTTATTCATATAGATGTTTAAAATTGTCTCCCGTCAAAGGTTAACAATTGCAAACAAGCCTTGtcgcaccccttgtcgcagatttgtttttatattgttatgaaagagactttatgttgagcctttctccagatacgcaggcagatattataactgcaatttataatacatcacgctatctggatgatattcttaatatggataatcagTTGTTTGGTCAATTGGTgagtactatttatcctagggagcttcagttaattaaaactaacaattcggatactgatgcttcgtttttagatttacatctctctatttatgacaatattatacataccaaaatttatgacaagagggttgattttaactttagtattgtaaattttccccatttggatggggatgtacctcaggctacatcttatggggtatatatttctcaattaattcggtttgccagagcgtgtagtcatgtcaagcatttcaatctatacattacaagtaaacttcttcagcaaggctaccgttattacaaattgcgtaaatattttgctaaattttactatcgtaattctgatttagttttaaaattcaatagtaatttaaagacacttctgcgagaaggtatttctaaacccgtttttatggggatgtggtttacaaacttcgtaagatcttgggtcatggtaattttccaaatgtatttggtaaaattataaaacgttttattaaaagaggttacgaccgaactgttttgagacataccgcatgtttagtgttcaacccgtttacagttggacactacgcttccctctttgattgtgtttgACGGAAGAGGGgcaggactctatgataagcagtttttaaatcctaccaggactgaactgttttgatatctgtcttctggcctgtttcgtcgggcccttaagggtgtttctcttgttgctctgtcttctggaaaggcattgagtacatacgtttttggttctaaaggtttgctttttatatatttatacacgagcatttttgtgttttacatgccatgcctttttgtttccattacgtgtgttagagattcacctggaggggattacttttatttacactgtcccgtgtctttggaacatggtgggggtaagagtgaggttgggtgcgcaccataaacaggtttaagctccccagtggtgtttttgccactgaccgttccaaggcggtgccccactgtgttcctttgtttgttcgttttgtcctcgtgtgttggctttgtgtgtgtgtttgtggtgtgctcgtctgcgtgctgtaggtttcgttttggggaggctgcgattttggtacgtggcattccctgtttgatatttgtctttgttttttatacgATTGCAGATTAAGTTgagaaaacacattaattcaggaagagtctaaattgtccacctgtcctcttgtagaatagctgtattacaCCTGTCCAGTAATATCATAATGATTTGCGTGAATGTCAtatgggaggaaaaagtaggtcactaggtcgtggttggtcttttatcagttttattcttCCAAGGgaaataaccttttaaaattttgtcgTAATTAAAGTAAAGGGTTATCTGTAATAGCTTTAACTGTAATAGTTGCTCCGTAACTTCATGATTGAAGGATTTAAAACTTCTAGCCTTTGACCATCGAATggtcttaaagctaaatcattTCTCTAGACATGTTGCCAGGAAAATATATGAGTAAGCATATTCCACGCCTACGATGATGTACTTCTTTCAGAATCACCAAGCAAAAtactatcaaataattatatCTGTTGTCCTTATGATATATGGTGGAGTTCatgatattaaattttgtgaCCACACGATATGCTTTGTATATAGAGtacaaaactaaaatataaaaagatcGAGGCGAGGCAAGGCGAAGTGAGGCGAGGGATTTAAAGGCTAGCTTAGACGTGTAAAGGCGAGGTTAGGTGAGATGAGCCAAGACAAGACTAGTATTGGCAAGTCAATGCGAAGTAAGTCGAGTCAATGTGATGTGAATGGAGTCAAGACGAGGCGAAGCAAAGTGTATCGAAGAAAATGTGCTTAAGACCGAATTTTCAGAGTATATATAGTCTCCTTAAAAGATAAACGAGCGTAAAGCGTTTTTTTGAAGTTAGAAGAAGTATAATCGgttcttttaatttaatttctttagATGTTTAAACGAGCACGCAATGCAATAAAATCAAACAGGCACAGACATGGGTTTCGTATGATCAGTTCTCAATACCTTTTCTATTGATAGAATTTAATTTTTATGGTCATGTATAAAGCTAACGAAATTAtaacatggattttaaaattaagtAATTATAAACAGTATCATATATTAGTCAAAAAAGTTGTGCAAAATAAATatctttcttttcttatttttgtgaGAGATGTGTATTATCTAACTGATAAGTCTTTGTGAAAAAGTTGTTGTTTGAAAAGCAAGGAAGAAAAATAAGTAACAAAGAATGTCACTTTGCTGTacgatttattaaaatatatgtttaaaattctctCACAAGTAAACAACTGCAAACAAGATGGaagattttttcttttgttcttatCAAAGATATCTCGCATTTGGTTTTGGTTCTACTGATGGACACGGAGATTATTCAAGTTAACAGGACATATGTCTATCTTTCATCTTTTGATTGCTTCTTAATGGTTTGTTTTTGGGAATATTCCTTTTACTAAatcaaaatagataaaaaaagaagaatatctactatatatataattcaacATGAATATCATTTTACTTATACGCATCAAATATTACAATGGTCTCTCCTCCTTCGTCAAAGTTCGTATACCAGTCGTGGAACATAAGAAAATACTGTGTCCTCCGTAGCTAGCATAAAAGCCGAGGTGATAAGACTAGTCCGTGCACATCACACAAGTATTTCTCATTGAGTTCCAGCATTACTCGACTGTGCACCGGCTTGATTGTCTTGGAGATTGTTCGCACAAATAATAAAAGATTTATTTCCCTGTCACGTGGCGTTTTCTCAAATTGCTCGGTCATGCTCCGGCTAGTTAAGTAGGGAGATATTAACATCATTATGGATGTTATTTGCCAGAGTAGGACAAATGGCTTAAATGATAGCCATCTAATAAAACTCGCACTGTGCCTATATCAACATCACCACCGTATACTTCAGTCAAGTTATAGAGTTGCAAAGTACACCCATGCGCATAAAAACAACTGTTTAGTGCTAAACTGAAATACAGAATACATTTGACTTACATTGTTTGTTTGATATGgggtttattttaatttcaaccaCAGTTCAGTCACAAATGGCAGTAAATGTTTGGATTTCTTAGCACAAGTACACTTCCGTATAAAATGTTGAGAGACAATACGATCAGATGATTATTGTTTTAGAGGACCACACCAACGACCTCTTGGTAAGTAGTTTTGATTAGATATCGTCTGATAACCTTGTGGACTCATTGGCTTCAAATCTGCAACCATGTAATTTTTGTTGAACAatgtaaaaaagtgattttcctgatatcgacgccccagaataagaagggcgtaagtgttagttaTGCCCTTTtatgaatattacatttttttaaaagtacataCCAAGGGGAATtatcctatgaaaaatattttttattacaagctgctgtgttgaccaaattcaccaataatagaAGGGCGTAAGTTAAAAGTTTTTCAGAACCATAGTAATAGAAGGGTGTATCTGCACTTAAATGTTGTATCAGAAGAATTCACTTACGTCtacagaattagaagggcgtatctgtcatagagAGTTTTCTCgttttgccgaaaactatgatttGCTGAGGCGTCGATATACAAACATTTTCGTTCGCTGTGCCTAGCCTTACATAGGACTTTGTTTGTCATAGTTGTGTTGTGATTTATTTAGTAAGTTTGCAATTCATCTTTTGCCAGTAGATATTTTCTTGTAGTACATTACTGCATTTTTTGGTTGCAAAGAAATTCATTGAAAGTCAATACTGATTAACTTCTTTTGCCATTTGTGACTGAGAGattaattatatgaaaaatggAAATCGTAAATAAACTAGTGTTAACTTTATATcttttgtttcaaacattttcGATACAAGTTTACGCTGCTAGTGCCGATGAGGAACCACAGTGCGAATCAAAATGTGAATGTGACCTTAAACTACTGGAGAAAATTGCCACAATGGGAACAGAATTGTCGCAGTTCAGACATACAATAGAGAAGCAACAAGCAAACATGGAAAGACAACAAACGGAAAtggaaagtcttcaaaatgaactgACAGGTATAGCTAGTGATAAGTAAATTTTTATGCTATACATTTTTGATCATGGGCCTAAAAGAAGGATGGCAtgtactttaaaaaatcaaaacaaaataaaaaaaaaagaaaaaaaagaataaatcaataagaaaaatcaaaacaaaaaatcgCAAAAACAGAGTCAGCCGtgtgaatttgaaaataaatgccttGGACCAAATTATGTTCAACTTTGCATAATCGagaaagcaaataaaaatgaacaaaaaaaaaaaaaacaaagacaaatatcaaccagggaatgccacgcaccaaaaacgcagcctcctcaaaacgaaacccaagTCGGGCgtgtcaattaaaaaaaaaacgcaattaAACAAACACACGAAAATTATTAGCTGAATTGAAAATGACATAAtctctcgaaatttcgacttgcTTTTCTTATTAActacagtgttgttatagttTCTGGTCCTTCGAGATCATTGATATTAACTCATATAGATTTGAAGGTTGAATACtgcctaagccggtgctagggggcgtgggcagtatggcattttccattactgctcatgaacagactcaatccaaccgagtctgcaattttcacagtttgtcttattctcggtgcttccgcgggatctactttccaggttttattacttcacaacagcgggtgtcaACTGCTGTGTGGCGGAGGTAAAAAATCGCGCCGActtcgtctcagtgttgttatattttctggaccttcgggataatttatttcaactcgtatagatttgaagattgaatactgcttaagccggtgacAAGGGGCGTGGGCGGTGTTgcgttttccattactgctcatgaacagactcagttcaaacgagtctacaattttcactgcttgccttgttctcggtgcttccgagggatctaccttCCAGGTTTTGTTTCTTTACAACATCGGGTGTGATGTGCCGTGTGGCAGCCGTAAAAAGTCGACCCGACTTCATCtcaatgttatattttctggtctttcgggatcattgatttcaactcatatagatttgaagattgaatactgcttaagccggtgctagggggcgtgggcagtgttgcatttccattactgctcatgaacagactcaatccaaccgagtctgcaatatttactgtttgccttgttctcgatgcttccgagagAACTACTTTCCAGGTTTtattcactggcaccagaccagaaagaaaatacctctgtacatgttataccctacccctatgtATTCTATATGAACCAtagtcatgaacgggaaagtgcactaacccatttcaatcgtacatctCTCACATAAAACGTGCAGTTCGGTGAATTGGTacccagcatattgaacaagtggtaatttaccttccatcgtgcaccagtcacattgtctcaatattttatattgcagagatactccacatattttatgctttcactAACGTTACAGAAataacttgcttgaacttccctaatgaacaacATAGAGGTCACAGTAGTGCGAAATGTAAACACAGAAAAACcgaatgcaaaatattttcagttttacaataaaactcgaaatgatgagtgaaattcatcttatatatgattttgaatttgaaggcGTTGGTATACATctgaaatgtttatttaattcatatcgcacatttatgctgcatatacacatagAGCACACATGTAGTTAAAccacgactgacatacattttcacatcagccagtCAGAATGGGTTTTTAATCTAGACCGGAATTTCAATAGGGAAGTTCAACGAAGTCTTTTGTGTAACgtgaaaaaaactataaactactcGTTGTTTCTCTCAgataagaaatattaaagaaatgtgaccggtacacaatggaagataaattaccacttgttcaatatccattgtacacatttactgaactgtgcgttttaggtatgaaatgcgcgattgaaatgggcaagtatattttcccgttcatgaccatggttcatATAAAATACCTagaggtagggtataacatgtacagaggcattttctttctggtctggtgccagtggatttATTATCATACATATACGTTTCAAGCTCAAGGTAAGGTGAAAAGTTGTATTTGTGGGTCAAGTCTAATTTTTGCGATACTGTAACAAACTTTCGCGCACTAACACTCTACCATTCTTGAGTtctgttgtaaatattttatctcCCAAGATGAACATCCCTTTCGTATTTTCGAGATTTCTATGACACGAAAACGAAGATCTCGAAAGGACATCTATCgatttcaaaatgttcatctaAATGTTGTAACTTTTTGACTAGTTTGACTCATTTTAGTTGTTTTACATTTTCTGCTCGCCTGCTTCTCAGACAGCTATTCTTTTCTTCGTTGCACTTACACAAGCCCTTTACAGACTTGTAATTGTATTTCGATCACAAGATGGaggaaaacaatatttgtaaTTGTTAGCTCGTCGGTACAATATTTACATACACTGAATCAATTTCCCATATAGATGTCGTTCTTGCACTTCCGATTCAGAAAGCGAAGCTAGATAAACAACTCTATTTGATTGACCTTGTATTTGGTTGTAATAAGATATCAGCTTTATTTCCTTTCAGGACTGAAACCAAAGCAGACAATTGCCTTCCTCGCATAGCTGACTACTAGCATGTCAGGATACAGTTTCCGCGTCTACTTCCGGAATGTGAAACTGAATCTAGGGAACGCTTACATGCCACATCATGGGTTATTTATAGCACCTCTCAATGGTATATATCTGTTTGCTATCACTGCATGTTCATCTCCAGATAAATTCATTACACTTGAGCTTGCTGTCAAGAATAGTAGTGTTGGTCTACTGTTGGCTGGAGACAAAGATTACAGCGACTGCAACTCAAAACAATTCATGGTGCAACTTCAAGCCGGCGATCATGTTTTCACAGAAAATGGTGGTAGTGGGAATTTTCTTGAAGCAGCCTCGAGTTATGGGTTTCCATCATTCATGGGCGTGCTTTTACACGATGATTAAACTTATGCATGCTTAAGATTTACTGGAATTTTGATGAAcgtaataattagaaataaaattgtTCCTCGGATTATTATTAGAACTTTAGTTAACGTTAATTATGATTCAACTAATAAAGATTacttaatttaattttcatttctgtagCTTCCTGGTCATGAATTTAAAGTAGAAAGGActaacaccaaaaaaaaaaaaaaaaaacagaaaaaaaataaaagaacaacaacaacaacaaaaacagtcaAATGTTGCAACTGTATTACTTTATAAGCTGGAAACACTCTCTACTGTagatttaaaatatctgacaaaacggaatattttattcaatttgttgCACTGCTAAAATCAAGACAGTTCAATAAATTAGTTGTGCATTTCGATATAGATTTTGCATATTTaccgttttttttatatttttattcatgatAATATTGAGGTATTCTCTGTTTTCCTAATCCTATCTTGTTTTTGGTTTTCCTTTATAACTCCATTTTCAACATAAGATATAAAAATTTATAGAAATAGTAATGTACACATTGGAAATTTTACCCCAAACAAATCTATTTACATAACTATGTTAAACATGGACTGCAAAAATAGCCAGTTATATTACTGAAGCACAGGAAGAGAAAAACCAAATACTATTAAATCACTCGCTCCTGACATCCCTTTATATATATAACGTTCTTTATTTCATtcctaaaatatttataaaaaatatatgatttagtAGTATGAATATCCCAAAATGAATTTTACCAAATATATGCTGGATATTCAACCAGTGTCTTttctatttatcattttttttataagaacaCATGgacatgaccagctgatgacccttattgattttgaggtcagctggccaaaggtcaaagtcattgtgacccggaacaattaaacagtctccggacgataacttgagaacacataggcttaggatcacgaaactttaaaGGGATGTTGATCATGTACAGCAAATGACTCCCTATTGACtctgaggtcaaatgtcatggtcacagtgaTTCGGAATAGTTAAActgttttcggatgataacttgagaacgattaGGCTCAAGGTCACggaactttatagggaggttgatcatgagcagcagatgacacCTCTTTATtatgagttcagtaggtcaaagatcaaggtcacattgacacagAAAAGAGAAAGTTATTTGCCAGAGTGAGAAATGCTATGGTCTAAGGTCATACAGAGTTTACGTATGACTGGTATATGGCCctaaattatttatttgatttctgtataatttctgttccttgtgcatttactgaatgcatcaagggggtatTTCGTGTAcaacgagctcttgttattataaGTTTTCATACTCGTAGCcagatattatattattttctacTAAATATTGGTCAATGTTTTTCAATTTGTGCCGATTAAATATCATCTTAACTGTTGCAATAGCCGGTACGCCATGCATTAGGATAAGTGTGGTGCTTTGGCATGCATATCTGCAATTCACTTGCTTATTCTATCTGTCTAGACACCCTTTTGGCTAATTATATATCCCTCAGTCCGCCTGCCCGTCCTTCCGTCACAATTCatttccgatgaataacttgagaaacatttCATCTAGAACCTTCAAAGTCCATAGCGTGATAGGACTTATAGAGTTagtacccctattgtttttggtcactccattaaatgtcaaggtcataggcGCCTTACGATGTAAACAGTTTCCGAtcaggccatccttaaaaaattgtttgtttgcggtaacgcgaccgactcacgaaaatcgccgcgactcaaacaattttttaacctaaaactcggattttttttttcggtgccatgtttttattctttcctgtttcgttatttcttttgggtaactatttgtatttgtataagttttcctagacagtgttcgttgaggttcaactacatgattgatcgatatgaccgataagaaacaaaatgtgtcaatgttacgctttctgtataccgctaattaacaagtgacacaaatacgataataggctgGTCTTCtgtgcattgtttatcaattaacttttacacattgatcaataaatacctttggcaatgacggacattattgtatcaaatacaaaccgcgagaagcccacgtgtcagtcggcgcgtggcatgattgacatctgccagaagctgattaatataccaagctccgcctactgccatacttccgcttatggcggcgaacaatattcgaattcaccgggattttgattgacaaggggcagttctttcgaactcgagaccataaaagaaaatttcctcgggtcaagccgacgcacgggaattttttttgtgcgggtcaaatacgagtttttctcgataagttcgagtgaaaacccagaatctcgggtctaccgaacgccctgccgatttcctgatatactacaaaattatgcaaaaagttgtttagaaaattccacatggacaaatcgtggtacatagtgttatctgtgcaatactgcagacgtatttaaccgagttttagatttgtaaaataatgatttttctcgtacgtaaaacatctgggaaagataaattcttggatatcatcctgtcataatttctcaaacaattttgcaaacaaataataattttagtttcgatcttttgtcgttgcataatctttttaatctgccTCGAGGATAAAACTGAagtgacactgcacaagtcacttggaaagagcacaataaacgtcaaaaatattagacagacaaaattttcttacctgaaaatttatttataaagttaagcatcctttcaatgcaatgactaaaaccagcgaaagaaatccataatgtttacatttctagattttcctatttgcgtgaaattaaatttccatgggtccactttttcctatttttcaaaacacagactttagaaacataattattattactgaaactttctgtgacttaaataatgtaactgaaattcatgcaaatttttgacacctgccatcagaaactgggtttaatctgtttgacaactgtttctttttatgtgtgccgacagtagcagatcaaagaagacacttgcagatcaaagaagacctgtattatgtgtgatgtcatagtgatgtcactgctattgacatgtatttaattcaaaaagtgactgtgaaatgcttttatgggtttttgtgttttgactttgagtgcattagcactggaagcttgatttatttttgctgatatggaattaacctagctttttttaattgtattcatattcagattaggcttttcttggttaaggcaatcattgcaagagtgaaaaaaactttaatttgcagtttaatcacattagattcacaaggataaaaaattaggtttacattgctaagtatatttagttccattttaaacttgcctgtcatggcgctattaaaaatctttccgcgtttccctaaaatcactccacttctccataatcttagctgaggaagaaatgacttctccctaaaatattaacatagcttaagccctgagtaaacaatgtaaaacaattaagtattgtcttaaaattacatgtacaataagcatacaaaaaaaaaaatgaaaaaaaaaaaatccctacctacctactcacactaaaaattctgggtcgcgttactgcaaacaaacaattttttaaggatggcctcagtaaattgaaaactacatgacccagaaccttgaaacttcacagtataattggacatgccaaatagtaagttcttttgattttgtgataagtagatgaaaggtca is a window from the Mercenaria mercenaria strain notata chromosome 7, MADL_Memer_1, whole genome shotgun sequence genome containing:
- the LOC128558718 gene encoding heavy metal-binding protein HIP-like; this translates as MSGYSFRVYFRNVKLNLGNAYMPHHGLFIAPLNGIYLFAITACSSPDKFITLELAVKNSSVGLLLAGDKDYSDCNSKQFMVQLQAGDHVFTENGGSGNFLEAASSYGFPSFMGVLLHDD